One Homo sapiens chromosome 19 genomic scaffold, GRCh38.p14 alternate locus group ALT_REF_LOCI_18 HSCHR19KIR_LUCE_BDEL_HAP_CTG3_1 DNA window includes the following coding sequences:
- the KIR3DS1 gene encoding killer cell immunoglobulin-like receptor 3DS1 isoform 3 (isoform 3 is encoded by transcript variant 3), whose protein sequence is MLLMVVSMACVGNHRKPSLLAHPGPLVKSGERVILQCWSDIMFEHFFLHKEWISKDPSRLVGQIHDGVSKANFSIGSMMRALAGTYRCYGSVTHTPYQLSAPSDPLDIVVTGLYEKPSLSAQPGPKVQAGESVTLSCSSRSSYDMYHLSREGGAHERRLPAVRKVNRTFQADFPLGPATHGGTYRCFGSFRHSPYEWSDPSDPLLVSVTGNPSSSWPSPTEPSSKSGNLRHLHILIGTSVVKIPFTILLFFLLHRWCSNKKKCCCNGPRACREQK, encoded by the exons GAAACCACAGAAAACCTTCCCTCCTGGCCCACCCAGGTCCCCTGGTGAAATCAGGAGAGAGAGTCATCCTGCAATGTTGGTCAGATATCATGTTTGAGCACTTCTTTCTGCACAAAGAGTGGATCTCTAAGGACCCCTCACGCCTCGTTGGACAGATCCATGATGGGGTCTCCAAGGCCAATTTCTCCATCGGTTCCATGATGCGTGCCCTTGCAGGGACCTACAGATGCTACGGTTCTGTTACTCACACCCCCTATCAGTTGTCAGCTCCCAGTGATCCCCTGGACATCGTGGTCACAG GTCTATATGAGAAACCTTCTCTCTCAGCCCAGCCGGGCCCCAAGGTTCAGGCAGGAGAGAGCGTGACCTTGTCCTGTAGCTCCCGGAGCTCCTATGACATGTACCATCTATCCAGGGAGGGGGGAGCCCATGAACGTAGGCTCCCTGCAGTGCGCAAGGTCAacagaacattccaggcagattTCCCTCTGGGCCCTGCCACCCACGGAGGGACCTACAGATGCTTCGGCTCTTTCCGTCACTCTCCCTACGAGTGGTCAGACCCGAGTGACCCACTGCTTGTTTCTGTCACAG GAAACCCTTCAAGTAGTTGGCCTTCACCCACAGAACCAAGCTCCAAATCTG GTAACCTCAGACACCTGCACATTCTGATTGGGACCTCAGTGGTCAAAATCCCTTTCAccatcctcctcttctttctccttcatcgCTGGTGctccaacaaaaaaaa ATGCTGCTGTAATGGACCAAGAGCCTGCAGGGAACAGAAGTGA
- the KIR2DL5A gene encoding killer cell immunoglobulin-like receptor 2DL5A precursor, translating to MSLMVISMACVGFFLLQGAWTHEGGQDKPLLSAWPSAVVPRGGHVTLLCRSRLGFTIFSLYKEDGVPVPELYNKIFWKSILMGPVTPAHAGTYRCRGSHPRSPIEWSAPSNPLVIVVTGLFGKPSLSAQPGPTVRTGENVTLSCSSRSSFDMYHLSREGRAHEPRLPAVPSVNGTFQADFPLGPATHGGTYTCFGSLHDSPYEWSDPSDPLLVSVTGNSSSSSSSPTEPSSKTGIRRHLHILIGTSVAIILFIILFFFLLHCCCSNKKNAAVMDQEPAGDRTVNREDSDDQDPQEVTYAQLDHCVFTQTKITSPSQRPKTPPTDTTMYMELPNAKPRSLSPAHKHHSQALRGSSRETTALSQNRVASSHVPAAGI from the exons ATGTCGCTCATGGTCATCAGCATGGCGTGTGTTG GGTTCTTCTTGCTGCAGGGGGCCTGGACACATGAGG GTGGTCAGGACAAGCCCTTGCTGTCTGCCTGGCCCAGCGCTGTGGTGCCTCGAGGAGGACATGTGACTCTTCTGTGTCGCTCTCGTCTTGGGTTTACCATCTTCAGTCTGTACAAAGAAGATGGGGTGCCTGTCCCTGAGCTCTACAACAAAATATTCTGGAAGAGCATCCTCATGGGCCCTGTGACCCCTGCACACGCAGGGACCTACAGATGTCGGGGTTCACACCCACGCTCCCCCATTGAGTGGTCAGCACCCAGCAACCCCCTGGTGATCGTGGTCACAG GTCTATTTGGGAAACCTTCACTCTCAGCCCAGCCGGGCCCCACGGTTCGCACAGGAGAGAACGTGACCTTGTCCTGCAGCTCCAGGAGCTCATTTGACATGTACCATCTATCCAGGGAGGGGAGGGCCCATGAACCTAGGCTCCCTGCAGTGCCCAGCGTCAATGGAACATTCCAGGCTGACTTTCCTCTGGGCCCTGCCACCCACGGAGGGACCTACACATGCTTCGGCTCTCTCCATGACTCACCCTATGAGTGGTCAGACCCGAGTGACCCACTGCTTGTTTCTGTCACAG GAAACTCTTCAAGTAGTTCATCTTCACCCACTGAACCAAGCTCCAAAACTG GTATCCGCAGACACCTGCACATTCTGATTGGGACCTCAGTGGCTATCATCCTCTTCATcatcctcttcttctttctccttcattgCTGCTGCTCCAACAAAAAGA ATGCTGCTGTAATGGACCAAGAGCCTGCCGGGGACAGAACAGTGAACAGGGAG GACTCTGATGATCAAGACCCTCAGGAGGTGACATATGCACAGTTGGATCACTGCGTTTTCACACAGACAAAAATCACTTCCCCTTCTCAGAGGCCCAAGACACCTCCAACAGATACCACCATGTACATGGAACTTCCAAATGCTAAGCCAAGATCATTGTCTCCTGCCCATAAGCACCACAGTCAGGCCTTGAGGGGATCTTCTAGGGAGACAacagccctgtctcaaaaccgGGTTGCTAGCTCCCATGTACCAGCAGCTGGAATCTGA
- the KIR3DS1 gene encoding killer cell immunoglobulin-like receptor 3DS1 isoform 2 precursor (isoform 2 precursor is encoded by transcript variant 2): protein MLLMVVSMACVGLFLVQRAGPHMGNHRKPSLLAHPGPLVKSGERVILQCWSDIMFEHFFLHKEWISKDPSRLVGQIHDGVSKANFSIGSMMRALAGTYRCYGSVTHTPYQLSAPSDPLDIVVTGLYEKPSLSAQPGPKVQAGESVTLSCSSRSSYDMYHLSREGGAHERRLPAVRKVNRTFQADFPLGPATHGGTYRCFGSFRHSPYEWSDPSDPLLVSVTGNPSSSWPSPTEPSSKSGNLRHLHILIGTSVVKIPFTILLFFLLHRWCSNKKKCCCNGPRACREQK, encoded by the exons GAAACCACAGAAAACCTTCCCTCCTGGCCCACCCAGGTCCCCTGGTGAAATCAGGAGAGAGAGTCATCCTGCAATGTTGGTCAGATATCATGTTTGAGCACTTCTTTCTGCACAAAGAGTGGATCTCTAAGGACCCCTCACGCCTCGTTGGACAGATCCATGATGGGGTCTCCAAGGCCAATTTCTCCATCGGTTCCATGATGCGTGCCCTTGCAGGGACCTACAGATGCTACGGTTCTGTTACTCACACCCCCTATCAGTTGTCAGCTCCCAGTGATCCCCTGGACATCGTGGTCACAG GTCTATATGAGAAACCTTCTCTCTCAGCCCAGCCGGGCCCCAAGGTTCAGGCAGGAGAGAGCGTGACCTTGTCCTGTAGCTCCCGGAGCTCCTATGACATGTACCATCTATCCAGGGAGGGGGGAGCCCATGAACGTAGGCTCCCTGCAGTGCGCAAGGTCAacagaacattccaggcagattTCCCTCTGGGCCCTGCCACCCACGGAGGGACCTACAGATGCTTCGGCTCTTTCCGTCACTCTCCCTACGAGTGGTCAGACCCGAGTGACCCACTGCTTGTTTCTGTCACAG GAAACCCTTCAAGTAGTTGGCCTTCACCCACAGAACCAAGCTCCAAATCTG GTAACCTCAGACACCTGCACATTCTGATTGGGACCTCAGTGGTCAAAATCCCTTTCAccatcctcctcttctttctccttcatcgCTGGTGctccaacaaaaaaaa ATGCTGCTGTAATGGACCAAGAGCCTGCAGGGAACAGAAGTGA
- the KIR2DL5A gene encoding killer cell immunoglobulin-like receptor 2DL5A isoform X5, which yields MSLMVISMACVGFFLLQGAWTHEGGQDKPLLSAWPSAVVPRGGHVTLLCRSRLGFTIFSLYKEDGVPVPELYNKIFWKSILMGPVTPAHAGTYRCRGSHPRSPIEWSAPSNPLVIVVTGNSSSSSSSPTEPSSKTGIRRHLHILIGTSVAIILFIILFFFLLHCCCSNKKNAAVMDQEPAGDRTVNREDSDDQDPQEVTYAQLDHCVFTQTKITSPSQRPKTPPTDTTMYMELPNAKPRSLSPAHKHHSQALRGSSRETTALSQNRVASSHVPAAGI from the exons ATGTCGCTCATGGTCATCAGCATGGCGTGTGTTG GGTTCTTCTTGCTGCAGGGGGCCTGGACACATGAGG GTGGTCAGGACAAGCCCTTGCTGTCTGCCTGGCCCAGCGCTGTGGTGCCTCGAGGAGGACATGTGACTCTTCTGTGTCGCTCTCGTCTTGGGTTTACCATCTTCAGTCTGTACAAAGAAGATGGGGTGCCTGTCCCTGAGCTCTACAACAAAATATTCTGGAAGAGCATCCTCATGGGCCCTGTGACCCCTGCACACGCAGGGACCTACAGATGTCGGGGTTCACACCCACGCTCCCCCATTGAGTGGTCAGCACCCAGCAACCCCCTGGTGATCGTGGTCACAG GAAACTCTTCAAGTAGTTCATCTTCACCCACTGAACCAAGCTCCAAAACTG GTATCCGCAGACACCTGCACATTCTGATTGGGACCTCAGTGGCTATCATCCTCTTCATcatcctcttcttctttctccttcattgCTGCTGCTCCAACAAAAAGA ATGCTGCTGTAATGGACCAAGAGCCTGCCGGGGACAGAACAGTGAACAGGGAG GACTCTGATGATCAAGACCCTCAGGAGGTGACATATGCACAGTTGGATCACTGCGTTTTCACACAGACAAAAATCACTTCCCCTTCTCAGAGGCCCAAGACACCTCCAACAGATACCACCATGTACATGGAACTTCCAAATGCTAAGCCAAGATCATTGTCTCCTGCCCATAAGCACCACAGTCAGGCCTTGAGGGGATCTTCTAGGGAGACAacagccctgtctcaaaaccgGGTTGCTAGCTCCCATGTACCAGCAGCTGGAATCTGA